The following proteins are encoded in a genomic region of Oscillospiraceae bacterium:
- a CDS encoding SIS domain-containing protein, with protein sequence MDIQDLIKRHPQLLYCAEDIDAAARELKTCFVGSGRVYVCGNGGSAADSTHIVGELVKGFLSKRPLDDTMKCRLAAADSELGEKLGEKLQGGLPAHDLCENLSLSTAVANDIDPDMIYAQELIAYGRAGDILIAISTSGNAKNTAYAAVTAHALGMTVIGLTGEGGGKLKEHSDLCIRVPEKETYKVQELHLPIYHFLCAKVEEELF encoded by the coding sequence ATGGATATTCAGGATTTGATCAAACGGCACCCGCAGCTTTTATATTGCGCAGAGGATATTGATGCAGCCGCAAGAGAATTGAAAACCTGCTTTGTGGGCAGCGGACGCGTCTATGTCTGCGGCAACGGCGGCAGCGCAGCCGACAGCACCCACATCGTCGGCGAACTGGTCAAGGGCTTTTTGTCCAAGCGACCGCTGGACGATACGATGAAATGCCGGCTGGCGGCAGCCGATTCGGAACTGGGTGAAAAACTCGGTGAAAAATTGCAGGGCGGACTTCCGGCACACGATCTGTGCGAAAATCTTTCGCTTTCCACCGCTGTTGCAAACGACATCGATCCTGATATGATCTATGCACAGGAACTGATCGCCTACGGGCGGGCGGGAGATATTTTAATTGCCATCTCCACCTCGGGAAATGCCAAAAATACCGCTTATGCCGCTGTGACGGCGCATGCACTCGGTATGACCGTGATCGGGCTGACCGGCGAAGGCGGCGGTAAGTTGAAAGAACACAGCGATCTCTGCATCCGGGTTCCGGAAAAAGAAACTTATAAAGTTCAGGAACTCCATCTGCCGATTTATCATTTCCTCTGCGCCAAAGTCGAGGAAGAGCTTTTCTGA
- a CDS encoding FumA C-terminus/TtdB family hydratase beta subunit produces MTEVTTKQLAEKTVDLHAGDDILLTGTIYTARDAAHKRLAQLIEEEEPLPFELNGAIIYYCGPTPAPEGMVIGSCGPTTSSRMDPYTPRLYGLGLTATIGKGRRSSGVISAIQKNKAYYLCALGGCGALIADCVKSSEVVAFADLGCEAIRKLEVENLPLIVGIDPTGESVLR; encoded by the coding sequence GTGACTGAGGTGACGACAAAACAGCTCGCCGAAAAGACGGTTGATCTGCACGCCGGAGACGATATTTTGCTGACCGGTACAATCTACACCGCGCGCGATGCCGCTCATAAACGCCTTGCGCAGCTGATAGAGGAAGAAGAGCCGCTGCCGTTTGAATTGAATGGCGCAATTATTTATTATTGCGGCCCGACCCCCGCGCCGGAAGGTATGGTAATCGGCTCCTGCGGTCCCACAACCTCCTCACGTATGGATCCTTATACGCCGCGGTTATATGGTTTGGGTCTCACCGCGACCATCGGAAAAGGGCGCAGAAGTTCCGGCGTAATCTCCGCAATTCAAAAGAACAAGGCCTATTATCTCTGCGCATTGGGCGGGTGCGGCGCTTTAATCGCCGACTGTGTCAAGAGCAGCGAAGTGGTGGCCTTTGCGGATCTCGGATGCGAAGCCATCCGAAAACTCGAAGTAGAAAATCTGCCGCTGATCGTCGGAATTGATCCGACGGGTGAATCGGTACTAAGATAA
- a CDS encoding serine/threonine-protein phosphatase, which produces MGKKVILEAAARSETGKVRGNNEDNLCIDGELFSAIQLDEGVRFADAFDFPCVLGICDGMGGQDYGEFASAITAQAIAEFRDALCGDDSEKAIAEFAKTANTRICGEITATGKRIGTTGAVVIFKTDSVISVNVGDSRIYHYQNGSLFQVSVDHTEAQMKINMGLMTPEQAETDSSRHRLTQYFGMFEEEMILTPAISAKTPELGDIYLICSDGLTDMVSDVSIAEIIGHGGTASKIADNLVTAALAAGGGDNVTVAVAKITEAEDDRPLVKRLFSGKKTRLNPNTKHRSIFDFR; this is translated from the coding sequence GTGGGGAAAAAAGTAATTTTGGAAGCGGCCGCGCGTTCCGAAACCGGAAAGGTGCGCGGCAACAACGAGGATAACCTCTGTATCGACGGGGAACTGTTCAGCGCGATACAGCTTGACGAAGGCGTACGGTTTGCCGACGCCTTCGATTTTCCGTGTGTCTTGGGCATTTGCGACGGCATGGGCGGGCAGGATTACGGCGAATTCGCATCTGCAATCACGGCACAGGCGATTGCGGAGTTTCGGGATGCCCTGTGCGGAGACGACAGCGAAAAAGCAATCGCAGAATTCGCCAAAACCGCAAACACACGCATCTGCGGAGAGATTACAGCGACCGGTAAGCGCATCGGCACAACCGGTGCGGTCGTGATTTTCAAAACCGATTCGGTGATTTCCGTCAACGTCGGCGACAGCCGAATTTACCACTATCAAAACGGCAGTTTATTTCAAGTGAGCGTCGACCACACTGAGGCGCAGATGAAAATCAACATGGGGCTGATGACACCCGAACAGGCCGAAACCGACAGCAGCAGACACCGCCTGACGCAATACTTCGGAATGTTTGAGGAGGAGATGATCCTGACGCCCGCAATATCCGCAAAAACACCGGAATTGGGCGATATCTATTTGATCTGCAGCGACGGGCTCACCGATATGGTCTCGGATGTTTCCATCGCCGAGATCATCGGACACGGCGGCACCGCTTCTAAAATCGCAGATAATTTGGTAACAGCGGCGCTTGCCGCAGGCGGCGGTGACAATGTGACCGTGGCGGTGGCCAAAATCACCGAAGCCGAAGATGACCGTCCTTTGGTAAAGCGGCTGTTTTCGGGCAAAAAGACTCGATTGAATCCGAATACCAAACACCGTTCGATCTTTGACTTTCGTTGA
- the ftsZ gene encoding cell division protein FtsZ — translation MPFEFDNETTRGVNIKVVGVGGGGGNAISRMCKSGMTSAEFIAVNTDKQALDFVQATQKLQIGDKVTKGLGAGSIPERGQRAAEESRDDIAATLQRADMVFVTAGMGGGTGTGAAPMVASIARELGALTIGIVTTPFTWEGLKRTKNAEAGVAMLQETVDALIIVPNDRLKLVSEEKITLLNAFEIADDVLRQGVQSISDLINVPGLVNLDFADVSAVMKDAGYAHMGIGKATGKDKAIEAANAAITSPLLETSISGARSVIINITSSPDIGLEDIETASTMIAQSAHPEANIIWGAAFDEMMSDEIKIIVIATGFAQSGVNSVGKDIFSEQVNGLFSSSTPRPHTESAKTVPSFEQKPLPKTTPPQFKPQTPQTAKNDKAPVTSDDDYFDIMNIFKHKK, via the coding sequence ATGCCGTTTGAGTTTGATAATGAAACCACCAGAGGCGTGAATATAAAAGTTGTGGGTGTCGGCGGAGGCGGCGGAAACGCCATCAGCCGTATGTGCAAATCCGGAATGACCAGCGCAGAATTTATCGCGGTCAACACGGACAAGCAGGCACTCGATTTTGTTCAGGCGACGCAAAAACTCCAAATCGGAGATAAAGTCACCAAAGGACTGGGTGCGGGTTCGATTCCCGAGCGGGGACAGCGTGCCGCAGAAGAGAGCCGCGACGACATCGCTGCGACGCTGCAGCGGGCCGACATGGTCTTTGTCACCGCCGGAATGGGCGGTGGCACCGGAACGGGTGCGGCGCCGATGGTGGCTTCGATCGCCAGAGAACTCGGCGCCCTTACCATCGGTATCGTCACCACCCCGTTTACATGGGAAGGCCTCAAGCGAACGAAAAACGCGGAAGCAGGCGTGGCGATGCTTCAGGAAACGGTCGATGCGTTAATTATCGTACCCAACGACCGGCTCAAACTGGTCTCCGAAGAAAAAATCACACTGCTGAATGCGTTTGAAATCGCCGATGACGTGCTCCGTCAGGGTGTTCAGAGCATCTCCGATCTCATTAACGTTCCGGGGCTTGTCAACCTCGACTTCGCCGATGTCTCGGCCGTCATGAAGGACGCCGGATATGCCCATATGGGTATCGGAAAAGCCACCGGCAAAGACAAAGCCATCGAAGCGGCTAACGCAGCCATCACCAGCCCGCTGCTCGAAACCTCCATTTCGGGTGCGCGTTCGGTTATCATCAACATCACCTCTTCGCCGGATATCGGACTTGAAGACATCGAAACGGCATCGACTATGATCGCCCAATCGGCGCATCCCGAAGCAAACATCATCTGGGGTGCCGCGTTCGACGAGATGATGTCGGATGAGATCAAAATTATCGTCATTGCCACGGGGTTTGCCCAGAGCGGCGTGAATTCGGTCGGTAAAGACATCTTCTCCGAACAGGTCAACGGATTGTTCTCCTCGAGCACCCCGAGGCCGCATACCGAATCGGCCAAAACGGTACCCAGCTTCGAACAAAAGCCGCTGCCCAAAACGACGCCGCCGCAGTTTAAACCGCAAACGCCCCAGACGGCTAAAAACGATAAAGCACCTGTCACAAGCGATGATGATTACTTCGACATCATGAACATCTTCAAACATAAAAAATGA
- a CDS encoding FtsQ-type POTRA domain-containing protein, which translates to MAEVRNIKKRKKRRVVPTGSQPPKRRRKGKRGLYAVPIFLIALIVGTILCCTVFFKIEMVTVEGNTRYTADQIIAASGIETGENLLRLKKDQIIEGITDNLCYAETVTIKKQLPNEVIITVSEPQHTAVVTLGASNLLLISGKGRVLEYGYSGAGIRYEGLTDLTIENGYIATAEIDVLARLSAINAAFEDGGFGGITAVGTTSATVNYAVWADRIKIQLGSDEDLTQKVKFAKYFIENELGENETGVADVSAGKQLYFDPGPWTGSEPESAE; encoded by the coding sequence ATGGCCGAAGTGAGAAATATAAAAAAAAGGAAAAAGAGGCGTGTAGTCCCGACTGGTTCACAGCCGCCGAAAAGGCGCAGGAAAGGCAAGCGCGGCCTCTATGCGGTTCCGATCTTTTTGATTGCACTGATCGTCGGGACCATTTTATGCTGCACGGTATTTTTTAAAATAGAGATGGTCACGGTTGAGGGCAACACACGTTATACCGCCGACCAAATTATTGCGGCTTCTGGCATAGAGACGGGTGAAAATCTGTTGCGTCTGAAAAAGGACCAAATCATCGAGGGCATCACGGACAACCTGTGTTATGCCGAAACGGTTACTATTAAAAAACAATTACCCAATGAGGTGATCATCACCGTCAGCGAGCCGCAACATACGGCAGTCGTCACATTGGGCGCAAGCAATTTATTGCTGATCAGCGGTAAAGGCAGGGTGTTGGAATACGGTTATTCCGGTGCGGGCATCCGATATGAGGGACTCACCGATTTGACGATTGAAAATGGGTATATAGCAACTGCCGAGATTGATGTTTTGGCCCGATTAAGCGCCATCAACGCGGCCTTTGAAGACGGAGGCTTTGGCGGGATTACCGCAGTCGGAACCACGAGCGCCACTGTCAATTATGCTGTTTGGGCGGATCGGATAAAGATTCAACTGGGTTCCGACGAAGATCTTACGCAAAAAGTGAAGTTCGCTAAATATTTCATCGAGAACGAACTCGGTGAAAACGAAACCGGGGTTGCAGACGTGAGTGCCGGTAAACAATTGTATTTTGATCCGGGTCCATGGACGGGCTCAGAACCCGAATCAGCGGAATAA
- the murA gene encoding UDP-N-acetylglucosamine 1-carboxyvinyltransferase → MADLAVIGGKRLIGEIKVQGSKNGVLPLISAAYLCDGPVKLTNCPHLSDIDSCIEILTSLGCDATLENSVMSIKPASDPGYTIDDALMRRMRSSSIFLGAMLAKTGRAEITYPGGCVLGCRPLDIHLHGLRELGANVSDSGGRIVCVAEKPLKGAKISFSFPSVGATQNIMIAASTAVGHTTIINAAQEPEVEKLAEFLNTCGAKINLRGSVISIDGVKKLSGCEFENMPDRIAAATFMAATAICGGEIYIRGAVASDMDSVLSAFETCGGRIFSGKDGIYFRFKKPPKPIPTLRTMPFPGFPTDAQPLLGAVLAYATGTSTIIETIFENRFKYADELNRMGANMRVYDRTAIIEGKRVLQGAEVAASDLRAGAALVAAALGAEGKSIIHNTEYIARGYEDIQRDFAAIGGRIWKEYIED, encoded by the coding sequence ATGGCGGATTTGGCAGTCATCGGCGGTAAACGGCTCATCGGCGAAATTAAGGTTCAAGGTTCAAAAAACGGCGTATTGCCGCTTATATCTGCGGCTTACTTATGCGACGGGCCGGTAAAACTCACCAATTGCCCGCATCTGAGCGATATCGACAGCTGCATTGAGATATTGACCTCACTGGGCTGTGATGCGACGCTGGAAAACAGCGTCATGAGCATCAAACCGGCATCCGATCCGGGTTATACCATCGATGACGCGCTGATGCGGCGTATGCGCTCATCCTCAATCTTTCTGGGCGCGATGCTGGCAAAGACCGGACGCGCCGAAATCACCTATCCGGGCGGCTGTGTATTGGGCTGCAGACCGTTGGACATCCATCTGCACGGCCTGCGTGAACTCGGTGCAAACGTCAGCGACAGCGGCGGAAGAATTGTCTGCGTCGCCGAAAAACCCTTGAAGGGCGCAAAAATCTCTTTTTCGTTTCCGAGCGTCGGCGCGACCCAAAACATCATGATTGCGGCTTCAACGGCGGTCGGACATACGACGATCATCAACGCGGCACAGGAGCCGGAGGTCGAAAAACTGGCTGAATTCCTGAACACCTGCGGCGCAAAAATCAACCTGCGGGGCAGTGTCATCTCGATTGACGGCGTCAAGAAGCTCAGCGGCTGTGAATTCGAGAATATGCCCGACCGGATTGCAGCGGCGACTTTTATGGCCGCGACGGCCATCTGCGGCGGCGAGATCTACATCAGGGGCGCGGTCGCCTCGGATATGGACTCGGTGCTCTCGGCTTTTGAAACCTGCGGCGGACGGATTTTTTCCGGAAAGGACGGCATTTATTTTCGGTTTAAAAAGCCGCCGAAACCAATCCCGACTCTGCGTACGATGCCGTTTCCGGGCTTTCCCACCGACGCGCAGCCCTTACTTGGTGCGGTTTTGGCCTATGCAACCGGTACGTCGACGATCATCGAGACGATTTTTGAAAACCGCTTTAAATATGCCGACGAACTCAATCGGATGGGCGCAAACATGCGGGTCTATGACCGAACGGCGATCATCGAGGGCAAGCGGGTTTTGCAGGGCGCGGAGGTTGCGGCAAGCGATCTGAGAGCCGGTGCGGCGCTGGTCGCGGCAGCATTGGGCGCCGAGGGCAAGAGCATCATCCATAACACAGAGTATATCGCCCGCGGCTATGAGGATATCCAACGGGATTTTGCGGCAATCGGCGGCCGCATATGGAAAGAGTATATCGAGGATTAG